A region of the Leeuwenhoekiella sp. MAR_2009_132 genome:
CGAAGGGTTTACTGCGTACTCAGAAAATCTATATGTTGATTATTATTTTGGAAAGGAAGCTTCTGCAGAATATGTAATAGGTACTCGTTTTGCAATTAGCAATGACCGCCCTATTATAGGAACCTATGGGGTAGATCAGGAAGGTAGTGGTGATATGTATTATAAAGGTGCTAATATCTTGCACACATTGCGTCAACTCATTGAAGATGACGAAAAATGGCGCCAAATTTTGAGAGGATTAAATACCGAATTCTATCACCAGACGGTTACCTCTGCTCAGGTTGAAAATTATATAAGTAAAGAAAGTGGGATTAATCTAACCCAGTTTTGGGATCAGTATTTACGCACTATATTAATTCCTGAATTACAATATAAAATCAAAGAAAACACACTAGAATTTAGATATGTTGATATCGTGGAAGGTTTTGATATGCCGGTTCAGGTCAACGTAAATGGTATAGAAAAATGGATCACTCCAACTGCAGAATGGCAATCTGAATCATTTGAAAAAACTATTACCGATTTTAAAGTAGATCCTGATTTTTATATTGAATCAAGAGAAATAAAATAACATGTCTAATCTACCGCTACTTTATTTCAAAAATGCTGAAGCATGGCGAGCGTGGTTACATTTAAATCACGATTCTAGCTCAGGAGTAGAATTAATTTTCTATAAAGTAACCTGTGAAGAAGAAAGTATGCGATGGGAAGAGGCTGTAAAAGTTGCGATCTGTTACGGATGGATTGACAGCACGGTACGCAAACTGGATGATAAAAGACGCAAGCAGTATTTCTGCAAACGCAAGCCAAAAAGCGTCTGGAGTGCCGTTAACAAGGGCTATGTAGAAGAACTATATAATAATGATTTAATTCATCCCAGCGGACATAAGGCTATTATAACTGCAAAAGAAAATGGTTCGTGGACAGCTCTTGACAATGTAGAAGAAGGCATTATACCTGAAGATCTACAGGTTGCATTCACTCATAACCCAGAAGCTTTTGACAATTATCAAAATTTTGCAAAGGGATATCAAAAAAGTTATCTCTACTGGCTTAATCAGGCTAAACGTCAGGATACTCGAAACAAACGCATAAACGAAATTATTAATTTATGCTTCAAAAATAAAAAGCAACGATCTTAATAGTTAGGTTATAAAAAAGCCCAGTACAAATGTATTGGGCTTTTTTACATTTAAGTTCATTAAAAATTACTTCACTGAAAATTTAAATGAAGTTTGGGTTTTATAGGTTTCTCCCGGTTTTAATACAGTGCTAGGAAACTCAGGTTGATTAGGTGAATCCGGGTAATGCTGGGTTTCTAAGCAAAATCCGCTTCGGTATGCATACGTACTTGTACCACCTTTTTGAGTTAGCGTTCCATCTAAGAAATTACCGGTGTAAAACTGTATAGCAGGCTCTGTGGTTTCCACTTCAAGAAAACGTCCACTTTCAGAATCGTAGGCAGTTGCCGCAAGTCGCATTTGACCGTCTTCCCCATTTAGTATCCAACAATGATCGTAACCTTTACCTTTTGCTAACTGATCATTCTCAGCATCAATATCAGTCTTAATAAGTTTTGGTGTATTAAAATCAAATGGTGTCCCTTCTACTGTAGCTAATTCACCTGTTGGAATAAGCGTCTCATCTACCGGAAGGTATTGATCTGCATTAAGCATCACTTCGGTATCTAAAATGGTATTATTAAAATCTCCAGAAAGATTAAAATAAGTGTGTTGTGTTAAATTAACCACCGTAGTCTTGTCTGTTTGTGCCTCGTAATCTATTAATAATGTATTATCTGAAAGCAATGTATACGTGACAATTGTCTGCAAATTACCGGGATACCCCTGATCACCGTCTTTACTCAAATAGGTGAGCTTCAAGCCTACAGTATCGCCATCTTTTACTTCTTCTGCAGTCCAGATCACTTTATCAAAACCCGCTCCACCGTGTAAACTATTAGGACCATCGTTTGTAGGTAACTGATATTCTGTACCATCAAGACTAAATTTTCCTTTTGCGATTCGGTTTCCATAACGGCCTATAATAGCTCCAAAAAATGGCGGATTTCCGCTCGTATATTGAGCTAAATTATCAAAGCCTAAAACCACATCTTGAAAGGTACTGTCTTTACCAGGTGCTTTTAAACTTGTTATAATGCCTCCATAGGTAATGATGTCAACCTCCATTCCATTTACATTAACTAGCTTGTATTTATCTACTGTGATACTGTCTAATTTGCCAAACTCAGTTTTAGTAATAGAAGCTTCGGGCATTTCGGCAACAACTGCCGTTTCTTCTTTCTTGGTATTATTTTTACAATTTACCAGCGAAAGTGTCATTGCCAGCACTACCGGAACGACTAAAAAATTCTTATATATTTTCATAATTCTAATAGTTTAGAAACTTACATCCCGTGTTGAAACAGGTGGTAATAAGCCTCGTTAGCGTTAATGGTATCTTTAAACTCGCGTACACGAGTACGTTCGTCAATCACTAAAAGCTCAATACCGGCAATATCAGCAAAATCTTCCATAAATTCTGTTGTTACTGCCTGGCTGTACACGGTGTGGTGCGCTCCCCCGGCAAGAATCCAGCTGGTGGCTGCAATATCAAGATTGGGTTTGCAATCCCAAAGCACACGAGCTACGGGTAGATGCGGCAAATCTGCTTCCGGTTTAACAGCTTCAACTTCGTTAACAATTAATCTAAAGCGATTCCCCATATCTACTAATGATGCATTTATTGCAGGACCTTCAGGAGAATTGAAAACAAGACGCGCAGGATCTTCTTTACCGCCTATTCCTAGAGGATGCACCTCACAACTAGCTTTACCATCTGCAATAGAAGGGCAAATTTCGAGCATATGTGAACCTAAAACGTAAGAACCTTGTGGCGTAAAGTGATAGGTATAATCTTCCATAAATGAGGTACCGCCTTCCATACCAATCGCCATAACTTTCATCGCACGGGTAAGGGCTGCAGTTTTCCAGTCTCCTTCTCCACCAAAACCATAACCATCTGCCATTAAACGTTGTGTGGCAATACCCGGCAATTGCTTCAGTTCTCCTAGATTTTCAAATGTATCTGTAAAAGCTCCAAAACCTCCTTCTTCTAAAAAGGCACGAAGTCCCAGTTCAATTTTAGCAGCTTCTACTAAAGACTGGCGTTGTTCTCCTCCTTCTTTAATTGTTTCGGCTAAATTATATTGCGTTTCATACGTTTTAAGTAATGCATCAAGATCTTCCTGTTTGATCTCATTAATTTTAGCCACGATATCTGAAGAATCAAAACCATTTACGGTAAAACCAAAACGCATTTGCGCTTCTACCTTGTCTCCTTCAGTTACGGCTACTTCCCGCATATTGTCTCCAATACGAGCCACTTTTAAGTTCTGAAATTCATTCCACCCTAATGCTACACGGGTAAAAATACCCAGTTTTGCCTGTACTTTTTTATCTTCCCAGTGTCCTACAACCACTTTGCGTTTTTTACGCATACGTGACATTATAAAACCAAATTCGCGATCCCCATGTGCAGACTGGTTTAGGTTCATAAAGTCCATATCAATTTCTCCCCACGGAATAGCAGCATTAAATTGCGTGTGCAGGTGGCAAATGGGTTTTTTAAGCAGGCTTAAGCCCTTAATCCACATTTTTGCAGGTGAAAAGGTATGCATCCACAAAATAAGTCCGATGCAGTTTTTAGTTCCGTTTGCCTCAAGACATAAGTCTGTAATCTCGTTAGGTGTTTTTACTAAATCTTTATAAATGATTTTAACCGGTATTGCAGCAGAAGCACTTAGACCTTTTGCAATTTCCTGAGAATGTGCTGCTACTTGTTTAAGTGTTTCTTCGCCGTATAAGTGTTGCGTTCCTGTCACAAACCAAACTTCGTATTGATCAATATTATAATTCATGTAATGCTTCTTCTGTTATTAAATAAAATCGTTATGAGAAATAAATGTAAATGCTAACCACAGCAAGACAAATAAATATACCTGCAGGTTTTAAATGTTTCCAAGGTGTGATATCTACCTGACGTGTATATTCTTCTTGATATTCGGTTTCTCTTGGGTAGAACTTACTCACTCCAAATAATATGGCTAGTACGAGCACAAAAATAATTCCCATAATATGTAAGAAACTCGGGAAGGCTTCAGCAGCGATTAAGCTCAATTGATCTACATCTGTAATACCTGCTAGTTCTGCATCAGAAACTGCAGCTCCTGTGATGATAGGTTTAATCACATAAAGGGTAACTAAATAAGTTACTACAGCAAATACAATGGCAATGTTTGCAGATTTTCCTGAAACCCGTTTAGAAAAAATACCCACTAATATAATTGCTAAAATAGGTACACTAAATGAGCCGTTAAGTTCTTGCAGGTAATTAAAAATCCCACCTTCTACTCCATAAAGTAAAGGCGCGATAGCCATTGAGAAAATTGCTAGAAACACACCAAAGGTCTTACCGGCACGCACAACTTGTTTTTCTGAAGCGTTGCTATTAAAATATTGCTTGTATAAATCAAGACCAAACAAGGTAACAGAACTGTTTAGCGCCGAGTTAAACGAACTTAAAATCGCACCAAACAAAACCGCAGCAAAAAACCCTACAAAAGCCGTAGGCAATACTGCTTTAACAAGCATAGGATACGCCTCATCTGCATTTTCTAATTCACCATTAAAATATTGAAACGCAATAATCCCCGGAAGTACAACGATAATAGGACCTAATATTTTAACAAAGGCAGCAAGACAAAGCCCCTTTTGACCTTCAGCTAGATTTTTTGCTCCTAGAGCCCGCTGTATAATGGCCTGGTTTGTTCCCCAGTAATAAAAATTTACAATAAGCATCCCGGTAAATAAAGTTGTCCACGGCACCGAAGAATTAGGTCCTCCCAAAATTTCAAATTTTTCGGGAAGGTTTGTAGTAAGTACACTCATACCATTTATGATACTGCCGTCTCCAATGGCCATCAAACCAAAAATAGGAATGAGCAAGCCTCC
Encoded here:
- a CDS encoding YdeI/OmpD-associated family protein is translated as MSNLPLLYFKNAEAWRAWLHLNHDSSSGVELIFYKVTCEEESMRWEEAVKVAICYGWIDSTVRKLDDKRRKQYFCKRKPKSVWSAVNKGYVEELYNNDLIHPSGHKAIITAKENGSWTALDNVEEGIIPEDLQVAFTHNPEAFDNYQNFAKGYQKSYLYWLNQAKRQDTRNKRINEIINLCFKNKKQRS
- a CDS encoding aldose epimerase family protein, with amino-acid sequence MKIYKNFLVVPVVLAMTLSLVNCKNNTKKEETAVVAEMPEASITKTEFGKLDSITVDKYKLVNVNGMEVDIITYGGIITSLKAPGKDSTFQDVVLGFDNLAQYTSGNPPFFGAIIGRYGNRIAKGKFSLDGTEYQLPTNDGPNSLHGGAGFDKVIWTAEEVKDGDTVGLKLTYLSKDGDQGYPGNLQTIVTYTLLSDNTLLIDYEAQTDKTTVVNLTQHTYFNLSGDFNNTILDTEVMLNADQYLPVDETLIPTGELATVEGTPFDFNTPKLIKTDIDAENDQLAKGKGYDHCWILNGEDGQMRLAATAYDSESGRFLEVETTEPAIQFYTGNFLDGTLTQKGGTSTYAYRSGFCLETQHYPDSPNQPEFPSTVLKPGETYKTQTSFKFSVK
- the araA gene encoding L-arabinose isomerase — translated: MNYNIDQYEVWFVTGTQHLYGEETLKQVAAHSQEIAKGLSASAAIPVKIIYKDLVKTPNEITDLCLEANGTKNCIGLILWMHTFSPAKMWIKGLSLLKKPICHLHTQFNAAIPWGEIDMDFMNLNQSAHGDREFGFIMSRMRKKRKVVVGHWEDKKVQAKLGIFTRVALGWNEFQNLKVARIGDNMREVAVTEGDKVEAQMRFGFTVNGFDSSDIVAKINEIKQEDLDALLKTYETQYNLAETIKEGGEQRQSLVEAAKIELGLRAFLEEGGFGAFTDTFENLGELKQLPGIATQRLMADGYGFGGEGDWKTAALTRAMKVMAIGMEGGTSFMEDYTYHFTPQGSYVLGSHMLEICPSIADGKASCEVHPLGIGGKEDPARLVFNSPEGPAINASLVDMGNRFRLIVNEVEAVKPEADLPHLPVARVLWDCKPNLDIAATSWILAGGAHHTVYSQAVTTEFMEDFADIAGIELLVIDERTRVREFKDTINANEAYYHLFQHGM
- a CDS encoding solute:sodium symporter family transporter, producing MGLITFAAFTLLVAVIAYFASRKTDETTSDGYFLGGRSLTGPVIAGSLLLTNLSTEQIIGTNGVGFSEGILIAAYEVIAAIAMVFTAFVLLPKYLKGGISTIPQFLETRYGKLTKTIVSILFLMAYAISMLPTVLYSGALAINTMFDIPERMGLSPESALWVTVWIIGLIGSIYAIFGGLKAVAVSDSINAVGLIIGGLLIPIFGLMAIGDGSIINGMSVLTTNLPEKFEILGGPNSSVPWTTLFTGMLIVNFYYWGTNQAIIQRALGAKNLAEGQKGLCLAAFVKILGPIIVVLPGIIAFQYFNGELENADEAYPMLVKAVLPTAFVGFFAAVLFGAILSSFNSALNSSVTLFGLDLYKQYFNSNASEKQVVRAGKTFGVFLAIFSMAIAPLLYGVEGGIFNYLQELNGSFSVPILAIILVGIFSKRVSGKSANIAIVFAVVTYLVTLYVIKPIITGAAVSDAELAGITDVDQLSLIAAEAFPSFLHIMGIIFVLVLAILFGVSKFYPRETEYQEEYTRQVDITPWKHLKPAGIFICLAVVSIYIYFS